In the Festucalex cinctus isolate MCC-2025b chromosome 10, RoL_Fcin_1.0, whole genome shotgun sequence genome, one interval contains:
- the mafaa gene encoding transcription factor MafAa has product MASDLAMSAELPNSPLAIEYVNDFDLMKFEVKKEPPEAERYCHRLPSGSLSSTPISTPCSSVPSSPGFCAPSPGGVGGVGGGGVGAQPGGQSGMASSVGGSGSSSSSNNSGNHNNSNGGKPQLEDLYWIPSYQHHINPEALNLTPEDAVEALIGNAHHHHHHHQAYEGFRGQQYAGEDLSSSSAAAAAAAAHHHHHHHHQAGHHHHHHHHHARLEERFSDEQLVSMTVRELNRQLRGFSKEEVIRLKQKRRTLKNRGYAQSCRFKRVQQRHMLETEKCTLQNQVEQLKMDVARLAKERDVYKEKYEKLAGRTYAAAAAAAGPPPNSRGPSGKQADFFM; this is encoded by the coding sequence ATGGCCAGCGACCTCGCCATGAGCGCCGAGCTGCCCAACAGCCCGCTGGCCATCGAGTACGTCAACGACTTCGACCTGATGAAGTTCGAGGTGAAGAAGGAGCCGCCGGAAGCCGAACGCTACTGCCACCGGCTGCCGTCCGGCTCGCTCTCGTCCACGCCCATCAGCACGCCCTGCTCGTCGGTGCCGTCGTCGCCCGGCTTCTGCGCGCCGAGTCCCGGCGGCGTTGGCggcgtcggcggcggcggcgttggCGCGCAGCCCGGCGGCCAGAGCGGGATGGCGAGCAGCGTGGGCGGAAGCGgaagtagcagcagcagcaacaacagcgGAAATCACAACAACAGCAACGGCGGCAAACCCCAGCTGGAGGACTTGTACTGGATCCCCAGCTACCAGCATCACATCAACCCGGAAGCGCTCAACCTGACCCCGGAAGACGCGGTGGAGGCCCTGATCGGCAACGcgcaccaccaccatcaccaccaccaggCCTACGAGGGCTTCCGCGGGCAGCAGTACGCCGGCGAGGACctgtcgtcgtcgtcggcggcggcggccgcggcggcggcccaccaccaccaccaccaccaccaccaggccggccaccaccatcaccaccaccaccaccacgcgCGCCTCGAGGAGCGCTTCTCCGACGAGCAGCTGGTCAGCATGACGGTGCGCGAGCTCAACCGGCAGCTGCGCGGCTTCAGCAAGGAGGAGGTGATCCGCCTGAAGCAGAAGCGGCGCACGCTCAAGAACCGCGGCTACGCGCAGTCGTGCCGCTTCAAGCGCGTGCAGCAGCGGCACATGCTGGAGACGGAGAAGTGCACGCTGCAGAACCAGGTGGAGCAGCTCAAGATGGACGTGGCGCGGCTGGCCAAGGAGCGGGACGTGTACAAGGAGAAGTACGAGAAGCTGGCCGGCCGGACCTacgcggccgccgccgccgccgccggaccGCCGCCCAACTCCAGAGGTCCGTCCGGGAAGCAGGCCGACTTCTTCATGTGA